One region of Cryptococcus deuterogattii R265 chromosome 14, complete sequence genomic DNA includes:
- a CDS encoding ATP-binding cassette subfamily F member 2 — MAPSASKQKRLAEKAAKAAEKGKTGSSKSSVTGASTPLTSVSDDPTDAAEQMKKLSLATDRSASGVLVSDPKGRDIKIDQYMLSFHGRLLIEGAEIALNYGQRYGLLGENGSGKSTFLQSIAERDIEIPDHIDIYLVSGAVEPSDVNALDYIVSSAREKVERLEKLAEDMSTADDVDELALDAIYEELEEMDPSTFEAKAGAILNGLGFSQQMMAKPTKDMSGGWRMRVALARALFIKPHVLLLDEPTSHLDLGAVVWLEAYLSTYNHILILTSHSADFMDTVCTNIMDLTSKKKLVYYGGNYTTYVRTKSENEVNQMKAYAKQQEEIAHIKKFIASAGTYANLVKQAKSKQKIIDKMEAAGLIEKVEQPRQLRFNFEDVKKLPPPIIAFSDVAFSYSGKKEDYLYQDLSFGIDMDSRIAIVGDNGTGKSTLLNLITGALQPVEGTINKHTQLKLAKYSQHSADQLPYDKSPVEHIASLYSEKFPDKDVQFWRQQIGRFGITGAHQTSPINQLSDGLRNRVVFAILAMEHPHIILLDEPTNHLDMGSIDALAAAIKEFEGGVVIVSHDFRLISQVAEDLWEVKDKKVINLTKQDISIVDYKKALAKRSQAQIEKAKLISKSATKGVA; from the exons AGCGGTGTTTTGGTTTCCGACCCCAAGGGACGAGACATCAAGATTGATCAGTATATGCTTTCTTTTCATGGCCGATTGTTGATTGAGGGTGCCGAGATTGCTCTTAACTACGGTCAACG ATACGGTCTTTTGGGTGAAAATGGTTCCGGAAAGTCCACTTTCCTGCAATCCATTGCCGAGCGAGACATCGAGATTCCCGACCACATTGACATCTATCTCGTTTCCGGTGCCGTCGAGCCTTCCGATGTCAACGCCCTAGACTACATTGTTTCTTCCGCTAGGGAGAAGGTCGAGAGACTCGAGAAGCTTGCCGAGGACATGTCTACCGCCGACGACGTTGACGAACTTGCGCTTGATGCCATCTACGAGGAGCTCGAGGAAATGGACCCTTCCACATTCGAGGCCAAGGCCGGTGCTATCTTGAATGGTCTCGGTTTCTCTCAACAAATGATGGCCAAGCCTACCAAGGACATGTCTGGTGGTTGGCGAATGCGTGTCGCTCTTGCCCGTGCTTTGTTCATCAAGCCTCACGTGTTGTTGCTGGACGAGCCTACGTCTCACTTGGATTTGGGTGCTGTTGTTTGGCTTGAAGCGTACCTTTCCACGTACAACCATATCTTGATTTTGACCTCTCACTCTGCCGATTTTATGGACACCGTCTGTACCAACATTATGGACTTGAcctccaagaagaagctcgtcTACTACGGTGGTAACTACACAACTTACGTTCGAACCAAGAGCGAAAATGAGGTTAACCAGATGAAGGCTTACGCCAAGCAACAGGAAGAGATTGCGCACATTAAGA AGTTCATTGCTAGTGCCGGTACCTATGCCAACTTGGTCAAGCAAGCCAAATCTAAGCAAAAGATTATCGACAAGATGGAGGCCGCTGGTTTGATTGAAAAGGTCGAGCAACCTCGTCAGCTGAGGTTCAACTTCGAAGACGTCAAGAAGCTCCCTCCGCCTATTATCGCCTTCTCCGACGTTGCCTTCTCTTACTCTGGTAAGAAGGAGGACTACTTGTACCAGGATTTGTCTTTCGGTATCGACATGGACTCTCGAATCGCCATTGTCGGTGACAACGGTACAGGTAAATCTACTCTTCTTAACCTTATCACCGGCGCCCTCCAACCTGTCGAGGGTACCATCAACAAGCACACTCAACTCAAGCTCGCCAAGTACTCCCAGCACTCTGCTGATCAACTTCCTTACGACAAGTCTCCGGTCGAGCACATTGCTTCTCTCTACAGCGAAAAATTCCCCGACAAGGACGTTCAGTTCTGGAGGCAGCAGATTGGTCGATTTGGTATCACTGGTGCTCATCAAACCAGCCCTATCAACCAGCTGTCTGATGGTTTGAGGAATCGAGTAGTGTTTGCTATCCTTGCTATGGAACACCCCCACATTATTTTGCTCGATGAGCCTACTAATCACTTGGATATG GGTTCCATTGACGCTCTCGCCGCTGCTATCAAGGAGTTTGAAGGTGGTGTCGTAATTGTCTCCCACGATTTCC GACTCATTTCTCAGGTTGCTGAAGACCTTTGGGAAgtgaaggacaagaaggttaTCAACCTTACCAAGCAGGACATCTCTATTGTTGACTACAAGAAGGCTCTTGCTAAGCGAA GTCAAGCCCAGATTGAGAAGGCTAAGCTTATTTCCAAGAGCGCTACCAAGGGTGTTGCTTAA